Within Agarivorans litoreus, the genomic segment AAGATCTTTCTCAATGCGCTCTATGAATTTAGCTGGAAAATTTATTGGTTTGGTCAAAATGCAGATTTTCTATGGCTCAATGGAAGGACTCCATTGTAACCATTTTTCATCATAAATGGGCTGTAGTTCGTACTTATCCTGATCCTTGGCCGGTTTAGCTGTCGGTTCCGATTCGGGCGTCGCAAATGCAATGCCACCAGTTAATAGCGTTTCCATTGAATCAAGACGAATATTGGCGCCACCTAGACCAAGTTTTACATCAACGCCCGAGGCATTCCAAAAGATACTATTTTCTCGCACTAAGTGTCGATAAGCTGAATTTATGTTGAGGCGAGCTAAGATTTTTGAGCCATCCATAGCAAGCTTTGCATCATCAACAAAACCTACTTGATATTGCTTATAAAGTACTGGGCTACCAACTTTTAACGAGCCAAAGTGACTACTGCTAAGCCAAATATGTAAAGCATTTGTGTCGGTATTTGGTGCTTGTTTTTGTAAAACAAACTGTTGCGAGGGCTTTCCTTTTCCTGGGAGGGCATTGATAAAGTCGCCTTTTACCAAGGTATCTAGGTTTTTTACTTCGGATAAACTGATAGAGGCTGTTTCTTGCCAGTATAAAGCGCCACTGCGGGCAAAGTTTCTATAAAAGGGGAAGTCCAACTCAGCATCTGCTTGCAATTCGGAAAGGCTATCATTGAAATGCAAGTTGGTGACTTTACCAATTTGCTGCCCCTGGTATTTAATCGGCATGTTGTTGTAGAGGCCGTGGCTATCGTTAGTTGTTAGGCTAATTGCTAAATGACGCTTAGTAGCATCCTGTTTAGTTTTATGAACAGTTCGGATACTTTCCTTAGCTAGTTCTTCGAAGTGATCAAAACTGATACCACCCATAACCAGTGATTTAAGTGATTCACTGTTTACCGACAAACCATCTAAACTGGCTTTAATTTCCAGTCCTGATGCGTGCCAAAATCGACTGTTATCGGTTACTAAGTGTCGATAGTTGCCAAAAATTTTGACTTTTAGGTCAATGCTGCCATCTTTTAACAAACTGTAGTGCTCAACTTCTCCTACCGGTACTCGCCTAAACAGCACTGGCGCACCTTCTGCTAATGACCCCAAATAATCAGTATTTAAGCGCAGCGATAAAGGTTTCTCTATTTTCGCTTTAGACAATTGAGCAGCTTGTTTGTTGTGATGCAGGGCATATTGACTTTGCTTACTGAGAGTATTGCTATGTCCGGGCATCAATATGATTGGGGAATTTATAAAACCACTTAGGCCGCTGCTTTCAACACTTATTCCATTGAGGTTCGCTTCCACTGCTAGCGGGCTTTGGTTATAAAATCGACTGCCTTGCGTAAGTAGTTTGGTATATTGGGGCTGAATAAAAGCTTTTAACTCAAAGCTGCGATCTATTAATTCGATTTCGGTCACTTTACCAATAGTTAGTCCGTTGTAAACGATCGGGCTGTTAACTGCTATACCTTTAACATTGTTAGTGCTAAGGCTAATGGATGTGCTTCCAACCGGAGGCTTTGGTGATGTAGTAAGGGTAAACTCAGTTTGAAGTTCTCCCTGCTCTGCAATGACTTCGATTTGTTTTGCACCGACTAGCGCACCAAGATTTTTAACCCCGTTTAATCCTATTTCAGGCTTTATCAGGACTAATTGGGTTGTATCGTTAAACAGATCTTCATATTTAGGCTCGACCAAGGCTTTTGCTAAAAAATGGTCTTGGCTTCCGGTATTTTGAATATCATTGATAAAACCAATTACCGCGCCGCGATAAACTAGCTTGCTGCGGTTTGCTGCAAGACCATGTTGCTGCTGCATGGTGATTTGAATCGCTTTTCCGCGTTGAGAGTCTTTAAGGTTTTTATAAAGGGTAAAGTTTTGTCCCTTATCCGCTAGAGCAGATTGGACTGGACTGTCAAAACTGACCCCCCCTGAAATTACACTGGCTAAACTTTCACTAGAAAATTGCATACCATCAAGAGAAATATCGGCTTCAAAGCCACTTACATTCCAAAATCTAGTATCAATTTTAACTAGTTGAGAAAACTGAGGTTTAATGTGGATATCAAATTCGACTTGGTGTTGGTCATTTAGTTGGTAGCGTTGAACTTCCCCTACCTTAATTTTTTTAAAGTATACTGGTGAACCAATGTTCAACGAACCTAAATCGCTTGCTGTGAGACGTATATTTAGTCCATTGCCCCTAATGATGTTAGGTGGTTCATTGAGCGCGACAAAGCTGTCATCGAATTTACCTTTACCTGGGTTTAGCTCAATGTAGTTACCTGAAACCAGAGCGTCTAAACCACTAATTTCTGTTATAGATGCTTTGGGAGTAACTAGCCAGAATTGACTATCTTCTTTTAATAACTGTTCTGCTTCTCGTTTAACTTCTGCGACTACAATTACACCTTCCAAATTTGGTGCAAGCTCTACGGTTTTTACAACACCAATATCCAATCCTTGGTAAAACAGCTGAGTTTGTCCAGCGGTAATGCCTTTAGCGCTATCAAACACGATGTTAATTTTCACTCCAGCTTCAGACCAAGCTTTAAACAATAGCCAAGCACCTAGAAGCAAAGCCAAAATGGGTAGCAGCCAGATAGGGGAAATTACCTTCTCTTTTTTAAGTTCCGGTTTACTAGCGTTATTCAAGTTGTTTATCCCATATTAGTCTTGTGTCAAAAGATTTTGCTGCGAACAGTGTTAACAATACTACTGCGCCGAAAGCGGTGGCTCCGGGGCCAGCCTCTACTCCTACCAGATTATTGCGTTCAAATACCGCAATCATGATAGAAAGCACAAATAAGTCGAGCATTGACCACTTGCCAATTATGTCAATTATTCTATATACAACAATACGTTGTCGATTATTAAGGTTCAAATTAAATTGTAGACTTAATAAAATGACTACCAAGCCTACTAGTTTCATTACAGGGACAACGATACTGGCGACAAATACCACAATAGCAATACCTACCATGTCATCTTTAATTAAGCTAATCACGCCAGACATAATGGTTTCATATTGCGGGGCACCACGGGTACTTAATACTGTAATTGGCATTAAATTGGCTGGGAAAAGGCCAACAGTAGCGGCAATGATAAAAGCCCAACATTTTTGTAAACTTTGTGGGATTCTTGAATGAACTTGCATGTGGCAGCGCTGACAATGACTTTGTTCTTCGGGCATCGATAGCTTACAGTGCCTACAAAGCTTTATGCCTAATTGTTTAGCGGATGTGTACATATCGCTCCCAGTATTCCGCTGGCTCTATGCGCTGAATTAAGTGAGTAGAAAGCAATAAGGTTATACAGATACACCATAGTCCATAGCCTAAATCGATGTCAGCGTATTCTACCAATTTAACCAAGGCTACCAAAAAGCTCACGATATAGACTTCAATCATACTCCAGTGAATAAGGTCGTCTTGAAAATGTAGCGCTGTTGCCAAAAAGGGCGTTTTCCAGCCTTTGCTTAAAGACAAAGAGGTATAACAAATTAAGCTGAATAGCAGAATTGGCGCGATGAAACTAGCCAGTACCACACTGAATCCCACCAAATAATAACCGTTTTCGAGTAATAGTACGGTGCCGCGCAGGATATTGGCGGAACTGGGGATCCCAAGAAATGTAAAGCTTAACAGCGGGTAAGTATTAGCAAGAGTGACCATAATCAAGCACGTTAACGCCAATGCAAATTGGCTGGAGAAACGGGCTCTACGCCCCCGTGCTAGTGTGTGTTTGCAGCGTGGGCATATTAATACATTTCCGGCCCTACAATGTGCTTGGGTGTCGACCAACAAATCGCAACTTGGGCAGATGGATAGCTTTGATAACTCAGAAGATTTCATACAGTACATATTAGCTAAATCAGGCTAACTATGCTGTAAAAATTTGTCACTAGTAGTTTAAAAGTGAATGGTGCATACTACCCTGTATATAAAAACAGTAAATGGAGGCAGCGGTGGCTGTAATTATTAAATATGTCGTCGAACGTAACGGTGTAGAGAAAATGACTTTTAGTTCAAAAAAAGAAGCCGACAATTACGACAAAATGTTAGACGTAGCTGATCAGCTTACATTAATGATAAAGCACGCAGAACCTAAGATGAACGAGCAACAAGCCGAGAATTTAGGCTTCTACCTTTCTTCTCAGCGAAATGCACTGCAACAAGTGCTTAAAGGCCAGGAGTTTGATGCATCGATGATTGAAGAAGAGGAGTAATGCAGTGGCAGACGTATCTTCGCGTTATTTAACACTAGGTAAGCAATTAGACGCTTTGTTAGATAAAGACTTACCTTATATTTCTAATCTAGCTAATTTTTCTGCCTTATTATGGCTCGAGTTAGAAGAGATTAACTGGGTGGGGTGTTATTTGGCCGATAAAGCTAAAAAACAGCTGTTCTTAGGGCCGTTTCAAGGTAAACCTGCCTGTACTTCAATTCAAGTTGGTAAAGGTGTATGTGGTTCGGCCTTTGCGCAGCAGCAAACCTTTCGTGTTGAAAATGTTCATGAGTTTCCAGGACATATCGCTTGTGATAGTGCTAGCGAATCAGAAATCGTAGTGCCTCTATATCTTAATGGGGA encodes:
- a CDS encoding paraquat-inducible protein A; this translates as MYTSAKQLGIKLCRHCKLSMPEEQSHCQRCHMQVHSRIPQSLQKCWAFIIAATVGLFPANLMPITVLSTRGAPQYETIMSGVISLIKDDMVGIAIVVFVASIVVPVMKLVGLVVILLSLQFNLNLNNRQRIVVYRIIDIIGKWSMLDLFVLSIMIAVFERNNLVGVEAGPGATAFGAVVLLTLFAAKSFDTRLIWDKQLE
- a CDS encoding YebG family protein, translated to MAVIIKYVVERNGVEKMTFSSKKEADNYDKMLDVADQLTLMIKHAEPKMNEQQAENLGFYLSSQRNALQQVLKGQEFDASMIEEEE
- a CDS encoding MlaD family protein produces the protein MNNASKPELKKEKVISPIWLLPILALLLGAWLLFKAWSEAGVKINIVFDSAKGITAGQTQLFYQGLDIGVVKTVELAPNLEGVIVVAEVKREAEQLLKEDSQFWLVTPKASITEISGLDALVSGNYIELNPGKGKFDDSFVALNEPPNIIRGNGLNIRLTASDLGSLNIGSPVYFKKIKVGEVQRYQLNDQHQVEFDIHIKPQFSQLVKIDTRFWNVSGFEADISLDGMQFSSESLASVISGGVSFDSPVQSALADKGQNFTLYKNLKDSQRGKAIQITMQQQHGLAANRSKLVYRGAVIGFINDIQNTGSQDHFLAKALVEPKYEDLFNDTTQLVLIKPEIGLNGVKNLGALVGAKQIEVIAEQGELQTEFTLTTSPKPPVGSTSISLSTNNVKGIAVNSPIVYNGLTIGKVTEIELIDRSFELKAFIQPQYTKLLTQGSRFYNQSPLAVEANLNGISVESSGLSGFINSPIILMPGHSNTLSKQSQYALHHNKQAAQLSKAKIEKPLSLRLNTDYLGSLAEGAPVLFRRVPVGEVEHYSLLKDGSIDLKVKIFGNYRHLVTDNSRFWHASGLEIKASLDGLSVNSESLKSLVMGGISFDHFEELAKESIRTVHKTKQDATKRHLAISLTTNDSHGLYNNMPIKYQGQQIGKVTNLHFNDSLSELQADAELDFPFYRNFARSGALYWQETASISLSEVKNLDTLVKGDFINALPGKGKPSQQFVLQKQAPNTDTNALHIWLSSSHFGSLKVGSPVLYKQYQVGFVDDAKLAMDGSKILARLNINSAYRHLVRENSIFWNASGVDVKLGLGGANIRLDSMETLLTGGIAFATPESEPTAKPAKDQDKYELQPIYDEKWLQWSPSIEP
- a CDS encoding paraquat-inducible protein A, which encodes MVTLANTYPLLSFTFLGIPSSANILRGTVLLLENGYYLVGFSVVLASFIAPILLFSLICYTSLSLSKGWKTPFLATALHFQDDLIHWSMIEVYIVSFLVALVKLVEYADIDLGYGLWCICITLLLSTHLIQRIEPAEYWERYVHIR
- a CDS encoding GAF domain-containing protein, with translation MADVSSRYLTLGKQLDALLDKDLPYISNLANFSALLWLELEEINWVGCYLADKAKKQLFLGPFQGKPACTSIQVGKGVCGSAFAQQQTFRVENVHEFPGHIACDSASESEIVVPLYLNGELFGVVDIDSPRLKRFELSDQIGIEYLVKVLENKLSDVHF